A genomic stretch from Phocoena phocoena chromosome 9, mPhoPho1.1, whole genome shotgun sequence includes:
- the LOC136127813 gene encoding LOW QUALITY PROTEIN: anionic trypsin-like (The sequence of the model RefSeq protein was modified relative to this genomic sequence to represent the inferred CDS: inserted 2 bases in 2 codons) yields the protein MNALLIVAFVGAAVAFPMDDDDKIIGGYTCTAHSIPYQVSLNCGYHFCGGSLIGGQWVVSAAHCYKSRIQVRLGEHNIDVLEGREQFIDAAKIIRHPNSSSWTLNNDILLIKLSXPAVTDARVSTLALPSACSPAGTQCLISGWGNTLSSGVNYPELLQCLDTPLLSQTECEASYPGQITDNTICAGFLEGGNDSSQGDSGGPVACNGELQGIVSWGSGCAQEXKVCNYVDWIQQTIAANS from the exons ATGAATGCACTGCTGATCGTTGCCTTTGTGGGAGCTGCTG TTGCTTTTCCCATGGACGATGATGACAAGATCATAGGGGGCTACACCTGTACAGCGCACTCTATCCCCTACCAGGTGTCCCTGAACTGTGGCTACCACTTCTGCGGGGGCTCCCTCATCGGTGGCCAGTGGGTGGTGTCCGCGGCTCACTGCTACAAGTC CCGCATCCAGGTGAGGCTGGGAGAGCACAACATCGACGTCCTGGAGGGCCGTGAGCAGTTCATCGACGCGGCCAAGATCATCCGCCACCCCAACTCCAGCAGCTGGACTCTGAACAATGACATCTTGCTGATCAAACTCT TGCCTGCGGTCACTGATGCCCGGGTGTCCACCTTAGCTCTGCCCAGCGCCTGTTCGCCCGCTGGCACCCAGTGCCTCATCTCCGGCTGGGGCAACACCCTGAGCTCTGGAG TCAACTACCCCGAGCTGCTGCAGTGCCTGGACACCCCACTGCTGAGTCAGACTGAGTGTGAAGCCTCGTACCCTGGACAGATCACTGACAACACGATCTGCGCCGGCTTCCTTGAGGGAGGCAATGATTCGAGCCAG GGTGACTCTGGCGGCCCTGTGGCCTGCAACGGAGAGCTCCAGGGCATTGTTTCCTGGGGCTCTGGCTGTGCCCAAG CCAAGGTCTGCAACTATGTGGACTGGATTCAGCAGACCATCGCTGCCAACAGCTAA